One genomic window of Arachis stenosperma cultivar V10309 chromosome 10, arast.V10309.gnm1.PFL2, whole genome shotgun sequence includes the following:
- the LOC130955023 gene encoding uncharacterized protein LOC130955023, with protein MVKDMPSMDDIYDLIEEAKLRFLWWSLCVFAISYFLTNTSKSMWMNVPVAILCVVALRILLNKVEFRWRLEPPKPHTYLSHLERKQLSIDDARLSTSPPPPKWRKKIDSPLIEAALNDFLDLILKDFVMNMWYADITPDLEFPEQIRDIIMDAIAEVTMRVKDMNLVDLLTRDIVDLIGDHIDLFRRNQAAIGVNVMLTLSSEERDQRLRLHLLNSKELHPALISPESEYKVLQRLMSGVLATILRPQEAQCPVIRSIAREILTCLVMQPVMNLASPAYINEIIESVLLVINDDGANLTGGGNGGLSTNISTHNHGHSVASGGGHDNHPASAEWAQLLDAATQRRTEVLMPENLENLWTKGRDYKTRKNSEGKPSLYPVHTTSLDPQFYAGSPQRAESSPNQDKELSLEAGHRIDEVKDMKDPVSNKYKRKLMRSNSTSGLEIQPVKAGSTMSELHISENEKHGEITRVKSGYDTAVRREGQSVPKPRCRVIGAYFEKLGSTSFAVYSIAVTDGIEKTWFVKRRYRNFERLHRYLKEIPNYTLQLPPKRIFSSSIEDAFVHQRCIRLDKYLQDLLSIPNVAEQHEVWDFLSASSKNYSFGQSSSMMRTLAVNVDDAVDDIMRQFKGVSSGFLQKVVGSSPPTAETCASAAWNSNTSWNTNVEIDSSISRQISAESAATSDNEEGDKETNFDGEISEDIRWRFDNDLNSKGCSPQVINHSKESTILDPDRKNDSTMESRVGKDLPPTNFTPAHDNLEDRVRVPPEWTPPNVSVPILNLVDNVFQLKRRGWLRRQVFWISKQILQLVMEDAIDDWILREIHWLRREDTIAQGIRWLQDILWPGGTFFLRVRTAQILMDGIDQKPLQETNESVGSKIPRTESGSFEQQLEAARRASELKKLLFDGAPAALVSLIGAKQYRRCASDIYYFSQSSICVKQLAYAILELLLISIFPELRNVVMSVHENMHVHQPV; from the exons atggttaaAGATATGCCATCAATGGATGACATCTACGATCTCATTGAAGAGGCAAAACTTCGTTTTCTCTGGTGGTCTCTTTGCGTATTCGCCATTTCCTATTTCTTAACTA ATACGAGTAAATCAATGTGGATGAATGTACCAGTCGCTATTTTGTGTGTTGTTGCTCTGCGTATTCTCTTGAACAAGGTGGAATTTCGATGGAGGCTCGAACCGCCTAAACCGCACACATATCTTTCTCATTTGGAGAGGAAACAGTTGTCCATAGACGATGCACGCCTCTCTACTTCGCCTCCACCGCCGAAATGGAGGAAAAAGATCGATTCTCCTCTCATAGAAGCCGCCTTGAATGATTTTTTGGATTTGATATTGAAAGATTTCGTCATGAATATGTGGTATGCAGACATCACTCCGGATTTAGAGTTTCCTGAGCAGATACGTGACATAATCATGGATGCTATTGCTGAAGTGACAATGAGGGTTAAAGACATGAACCTTGTCGACTTGCTCACAAG GGACATAGTTGATTTAATAGGTGATCACATAGACCTTTTTAGAAGAAACCAAGCAGCCATTGGTGTTAATGTTATGCTAACGCTGTCTTCTGAGGAAAGGGATCAAAGATTGAGGTTGCATTTGTTGAATTCTAAGGAGCTCCATCCAGCACTAATATCTCCAGAGAGTGAGTACAAG GTTCTTCAGCGGCTAATGAGTGGGGTATTAGCTACAATTCTGAGACCACAAGAAGCTCAATGTCCTGTAATTCGATCTATAGCCCGGGAAATTTTGACTTGCTTGGTGATGCAACCTGTTATGAATTTGGCTAGCCCTGC GTACATCAATGAGATTATTGAGTCTGTTCTACTTGTCATTAACGATGATGGTGCAAATTTGACTGGTGGTGGTAATGGTGGTCTGTCAACTAATATATCCACTCATAATCATGGCCATTCTGTTGCTTCTGGAGGTGGACATGATAATCATCCCGCCTCTGCAGAATGGGCACAACTGCTGGACGCCGCAACTCAAAGAAGAACCGAAGTTCTTATGCCTGAAAATCTTGAGAACTTGTGGACAAAAGGAAGGGATTACAAAACGAGAAAGAATTCAGAAGGAAAGCCTTCACTTTATCCAGTACATACAACCAGTTTAGATCCCCAGTTTTATGCTGGAAGCCCACAAAGAGCAGAATCTTCACCAAACCAGGACAAGGAGTTATCTCTTGAAGCCGGACATCGAATTGATGAAGTGAAGGATATGAAGGATCCCGTTTCCAATAAGTATAAAAGAAAACTCATGAGATCCAACAGCACTTCTGGCTTGGAAATCCAACCTGTTAAAGCAGGGTCCACAATGTCAGAGTTACATATCTCAGAAAATGAGAAGCATGGTGAGATCACTCGTGTTAAGAGTGGTTATGACACTGCTGTTAGAAGAGAGGGACAATCTGTTCCAAAGCCTCGATGTCGG GTAATAGGAGCATATTTTGAGAAACTAGGGTCTACATCTTTTGCTGTTTATTCAATTGCAGTGACTGATGGAATAGAGAAAACATGGTTTGTAAAAAGAAG ATACAGGAATTTTGAGCGCTTGCATAGATATCTAAAAGAAATTCCTAATTATACGCTACAATTGCCTCCAAAAAGGATTTTTTCCTCAAGCATAGAGGATGCCTTTGTCCATCAACGTTGTATTCGACTGGATAAATATCTCCAG GATCTCCTATCAATACCTAATGTTGCTGAACAACATGAAGTATGGGATTTTTTGAGTGCTTCCTCAAAG AACTATTCTTTTGGACAATCTTCATCAATGATGAGAACCTTAGCAG TAAACGTTGATGATGCTGTTGATGATATTATGCGCCAGTTTAAAGGTGTGTCAAGTGGTTTCTTACAAAAGGTCGTTGGTTCGTCGCCCCCTACTGCTGAAACTTGTGCATCAGCCGCATGGAACTCAAACACGTCCTGGAATACTAATGTTGAAATTGATAGTAGCATTTCTAGGCAGATTTCTGCAGAAAGTGCAGCAACCTCTGATAATGAAGAAGGTGACAAAGAAACTAATTTTGATGGTGAAATATCAGAAGATATTAGGTGGCGTTTTGACAATGACTTGAACTCAAAGGGTTGTTCACCACAGGTAATAAACCATAGTAAAGAGTCTACCATCTTGGATCCAGATAGAAAAAATGACTCAACAATGGAAAGTAGGGTTGGCAAGGATCTTCCACCTACAAATTTCACTCCGGCTCATGATAATTTGGAGGATCGAGTTAGAGTGCCACCTGAG TGGACTCCACCTAACGTGAGTGTCCCTATTTTGAATCTGGTTGATAATGTATTTCAGCTTAAGAGAAGAGGTTGGTTAAG AAGACAAGTCTTTTGGATATCAAAGCAGATATTACAGTTGGTAATGGAAGATGCTATTGATGATTGGATTCTAAGAGAGATCCATTGGCTTCGGAGAGAGGATACCATTGCCCAGGGGATTCGGTGGCTCCAAGAT ATCCTGTGGCCTGGAGGTACCTTTTTCCTAAGAGTACGGACAGCCCAGATATTAATGGATGGAATTGATCAAAAGCCATTGCAAGAAACAAATGAATCTGTTGGAAGCAAGATTCCAAGAACAGAGTCAGGGTCTTTCGAGCAACAGCTTGAAGCTGCTCGTAGAGCAAGTGAACTCAAGAAACTGCTCTTTG ATGGAGCTCCGGCAGCCTTGGTGAGCTTAATTGGTGCGAAACAATATAGACGTTGCGCCAGTGACATATATTACTTTAGCCAG TCTTCTATATGTGTGAAGCAACTTGCTTATGCAATCCTTGAACTTCTACTTATATCTATATTTCCGGAGTTGCGGAATGTTGTCATGAGTGTTCATGAGAATATGCATGTTCACCAACCTGTATAG
- the LOC130957852 gene encoding pollen-specific leucine-rich repeat extensin-like protein 3, translating to MAHHHHPKLLASSFLILFTFSSLSTFSHAHFLLEELHFANDRLKNAYVALQAWKQAIYSDPYNTTANWVGSDVCSYNGVFCAPALDDPSLEVVAGIDLNHADIAGHLPGELGLLTDLALFHINSNRFCGIVPPCMENLTLMHEFDISNNRFVGGFPNVVLKWSDMKYLDLRYNDFEGSLPPKLFEMDLDAIFLNNNRFTSVLPTTLGKSKASVITFANNKFTGCIPKSIGKLNKLNEILFMGNKLGGCFPQEIGMMEDLNVLDLSDNNFVGTLPNMTGLQNVEVIDIARNELSGYVSDSVCQLPSLKNFTYSDNYFNGEAPACVAAVAAYKGSISTTVFDDSGNCLTGRKNQKKSRVCLPVLTRPVDCSKACGDGEGGGNNNKAPSLTPKKSPPKPKVSKPHSPPPPSPPPPVSSPPPPPSPVYSPPPPPTYSPPPPPPPVHSPPPPTQSPPPPPPVYSPPPPTMSPPPPPPVFSPPPPTQSPPPPPVYSPPPPTQSPPPPPPVYSPPPPTQSPPPPPPVYSPPPPTQSPPPPPPVYSPPPPTRSPPPPPVYSPPPPTYSPPPPTPVYSPPPPTKSPPPPPVYSPPPPAWDDDVVLPQHFGSAYRSPPPPAIIGY from the coding sequence ATGGCTCATCATCATCACCCTAAATTAttagcttcttcttttctcATCCTCTTtactttctcttctctttcaacATTTTCACATGCACACTTTCTTCTAGAAGAACTCCATTTCGCCAATGACAGGCTTAAGAATGCCTATGTTGCTCTCCAAGCATGGAAACAAGCTATCTACTCTGACCCTTACAACACAACCGCTAATTGGGTTGGCAGCGATGTTTGCTCCTACAATGGCGTCTTCTGCGCTCCCGCTCTCGACGATCCCTCCCTCGAGGTCGTCGCCGGCATCGACCTCAATCATGCTGACATTGCCGGACACCTTCCCGGCGAGTTAGGCCTCTTGACCGACTTGGCGCTTTTCCACATCAATTCCAACAGGTTCTGCGGAATCGTACCTCCATGCATGGAGAATCTAACTCTCATGCACGAATTTGACATAAGTAACAATCGATTCGTTGGTGGCTTTCCCAACGTGGTTCTCAAATGGTCAGACATGAAGTATCTGGATCTTAGATACAACGATTTCGAAGGGTCTTTGCCGCCGAAACTGTTCGAGATGGATCTGGATGCAATCTTCTTGAACAATAACCGTTTCACCTCTGTTCTTCCTACCACTCTCGGCAAATCCAAGGCTTCGGTTATTACTTTCGCTAACAATAAGTTCACAGGATGCATTCCGAAATCGATTGGAAAGTTGAACAAGTTGAATGAGATTCTCTTCATGGGCAACAAACTGGGTGGTTGCTTCCCTCAAGAGATTGGAATGATGGAGGATTTGAATGTTTTGGATCTTAGCGACAACAATTTTGTAGGTACTCTGCCTAACATGACGGGTTTGCAGAACGTGGAGGTTATAGACATTGCAAGGAATGAGCTTAGCGGTTATGTGTCTGATTCTGTTTGTCAATTACCTTCTCTGAAGAACTTCACTTACTCTGATAATTACTTCAACGGGGAAGCTCCAGCTTGTGTTGCTGCTGTTGCTGCTTATAAGGGTTCAATTAGTACAACTGTTTTTGATGACTCAGGAAATTGTTTGACTGGAAGGAAGAATCAAAAGAAATCTAGAGTGTGTTTGCCAGTACTAACTCGGCCTGTAGATTGTAGCAAGGCTTGTGGTGACGGAGAAGGAGGTGGTAATAATAATAAGGCCCCCTCGTTAACACCCAAAAAGTCACCTCCAAAGCCAAAGGTTAGTAAACCACattcaccaccaccaccatcaccaccaccaccagttagttctcctcctcctcctccatcCCCAGTTTactcaccaccaccaccacctacatactctcctcctcctcctcctccaccaGTGCACTCTCCACCGCCACCAACTCAATCACCTCCCCCACCACCACCAGTTTACTCTCCCCCACCTCCAACTATGtcacctcctcctcctccaccaGTTTTctctccaccaccaccaactCAGTCCCCTCCTCCACCCCCTGTTTActctccaccaccaccaactcagtcccctcctcctcctccaccaGTTTActctccaccaccaccaactCAGTCACCACCACCTCCACCCCCGGTTTACTCACCGCCGCCACCAACTCAGTCACCTCCTCCTCCACCCCCAGTGTActctccaccaccaccaactCGGTCACCACCACCTCCCCCAGTTTACTCGCCACCACCGCCAACTTACTCACCTCCTCCTCCAACCCCAGTATactcaccaccaccaccaactaAGTCACCTCCTCCACCCCCAGTTTACTCGCCACCACCACCAGCATGGGATGATGATGTCGTCCTCCCACAACACTTTGGATCTGCATACAGATCACCTCCTCCACCGGCTATTATTGGatactaa
- the LOC130958112 gene encoding uncharacterized protein LOC130958112 codes for MDDKTQPLNKKNDDDEEDKVVAERQEPNPPAATGGWGFSSFSFLSDLQKAAAVAAEEISRNAAAVAETASKSFAELHDGAEDSEPEKDAAGESPTEKESDDEDDKLRKSALDKLEKASEDSLLSQSLKVFDNSVETFASGAWTALGNAWRGSTELVQRLENSASNLAGSVQQGGPPGSNATSLLETGKAFTAKGMQVLEYVGKETMDLLISETGIDVEKPNTEGGEQKDEDQLLEEVTFDRCFYIYGGPEQLEELEALSSHYALLFNRRKAKLSAEQKSVYDGKLKEVQQIFNLSTEMDGSSADLNKGKTVKRENEGSGDEMKNLHDSNVNKAAEMAAGFTNVLAGLAVNDIIQRTTGRLESLHSEGVHRLSEMCCFSVSQLLMLGKSIISCANKIEDGEVDKDKVNIEWPEDVSAKAKIIRLNAQTMIGYVEAVSNSFITGISDVTEAYQAAIKVVTTPAETRTDSPQKSVPEKATTFSEHLRADQATAISKIQDGLQFLAHVVISTSMNAA; via the exons ATGGATGACAAAACGCAGCCTCTCAACAAGAAAAACGACGATGACGAGGAAGACAAAGTAGTCGCTGAACGACAAGAGCCCAATCCACCAGCTGCCACCGGAGGCtggggattttcgtccttctcctttCTCTCCGATCTTCAGAAGGCCGCTGCCGTTGCCGCCGAAGAGATCTCTCGCAAT GCTGCTGCAGTTGCAGAGACAGCTTCAAAGAGCTTTGCGGAGTTGCATGACGGTGCTGAGGATTCAGAACCAGAGAAAGATGCTGCTGGAGAATCTCCTACTGAAAAGGAAAGTGATGATGAGGATGACAAATTGAGAAAATCTGCGCTGGATAAATTGGAGAAAGCTAGTGAAGATTCATTACTTAGCCAG AGCTTGAAGGTTTTTGATAATTCTGTTGAGACATTTGCTTCTGGAGCATGGACTGCCTTGGGAAACGCATGGAGAGGGAGCACTGAATTGGTTCAGAG GCTTGAGAATTCAGCATCAAACCTTGCAGGATCCGTACAACAAGGTGGGCCTCCAGGTTCTAATGCAACTTCCCTATTAGAG ACTGGAAAAGCTTTTACTGCAAAGGGAATGCAAGTGCTTGAATATGTTGGTAAGGAGACGATGGACCTATTAATCAGTGAAACTGGAATTGATGTTGAGAAGCCTAATACAGAAGGTGGAGAACAAAAAGATGAGGATCAATTATTAGAGGAAGTGACATTTGATCGATGCTTTTACATTTATGGAGGTCCGGAGCAGTTGGAG GAACTGGAAGCTCTGTCTAGTCATTATGCCCTGTTATTTAACCGAAGAAAAGCGAAGTTATCAGCAGAGCAAAAGTCTGTATATGATGGGAAACTTAAAGAGGTccaacaaatttttaatttgagtaCTGAAATGGACGGAAGCAGTGCTGATTTAAACAAAGGAAAGACAGTAAAGAGAGAAAATGAAGGAAGCGGTGATGAGATGAAGAATTTACATGATTCAAATGTCAACAAGGCTGCTGAAATGGCTGCAGG TTTTACGAATGTGTTGGCTGGGCTAGCTGTTAATGATATAATTCAGAGAACTACTGGAAGATTAGAATCTCTTCATTCTGAGGGAGTTCAT AGACTATCTGAAATGTGCTGTTTTTCAGTTTCTCAACTTCTAATGCTTGGCAAATCCATCATTTCTTGTGCCAACAAAATCGAGGATGGAGAAGTTGATAAAGATAAGGTGAACATTGAGTGGCCTGAAGATGTTTCTGCCAAAGCCAAGATCATAAGGTTAAATGCCCAGACAATGATAGGATACGTGGAAGCAGTTTCGAACAGTTTTATTACAG GCATATCTGATGTAACCGAGGCCTATCAAGCTGCCATTAAAGTTGTTACTACTCCCGCCGAGACTCGTACAGATTCTCCCCAAAAATCGGTCCCGGAAAAAGCCACCACTTTCTCTGAACACCTTCGAGCTGATCAAGCCACAGCAATAAGCAAAATCCAGGACGGGTTGCAGTTTCTTGCACACGTAGTCATCTCAACCTCCATGAATGCTGCTTGA
- the LOC130958115 gene encoding protein DMR6-LIKE OXYGENASE 2-like: protein MGDIDPAFIQSTEHRANHHKKLVEVVEIPVIDMLQSREELISKIGRACEEWGFFQVTNHGISSEVSSRAEAAAKMFFEQSTEEKRKVKRDEVNAMGYHDGEHTKNVRDWKEVFDYLVQNSAQVPLIESHEKELRTITNQWPQSPPDFREALEEYAREVEKLAYKLLELISLSLGLAGDKFHGCFKDQLSMVRLNHYPPCPFPDLALGVGRHKDSGALTVLAQDDVGGLQVKRKSDGEWIPVTPTPGAFIINVGDMVQVWSNDKYESVEHRVVVNTERERFSIPFFFFPSHKVMVKPVEELVNEKNPPRYREYNWGHFYAHRNRTDFKKRDLENIQIYHFRILD, encoded by the exons aTGGGAGACATAGACCCAGCTTTCATACAATCCACAGAACACCGTGCCAACCACCACAAGAAGTTGGTCGAAGTTGTTGAAATTCCAGTTATAGACATGTTGCAAAGCAGAGAAGAACTTATCTCCAAGATTGGAAGGGCATGCGAGGAGTGGGGATTCTTCCAAGTAACCAATCATGGGATTTCCTCTGAGGTGAGCTCAAGAGCAGAGGCTGCAGCGAAGATGTTCTTCGAGCAAAGCACGGAGGAGAAGAGGAAAGTGAAACGAGATGAAGTGAATGCGATGGGGTACCATGATGGAGAGCATACGAAGAACGTAAGGGATTGGAAAGAGGTGTTTGATTATCTTGTTCAGAACTCAGCACAAGTTCCACTCATTGAGTCCCATGAAAAAGAGCTCAGGACTATTACCAACCAATGGCCTCAATCCCCTCCTGATTTCAG GGAAGCATTGGAGGAGTATGCAAGGGAGGTGGAAAAGCTAGCATACAAGTTGTTGGAGCTGATTTCATTGAGCTTGGGGTTGGCTGGTGACAAGTTCCATGGTTGCTTCAAGGACCAGCTAAGCATGGTGAGGCTCAATCACTATCCTCCGTGCCCGTTCCCTGATCTAGCTCTCGGTGTCGGCCGCCATAAGGATAGCGGTGCCTTAACCGTGCTTGCCCAAGATGATGTTGGAGGCCTGCAAGTTAAGAGAAAATCAGATGGTGAATGGATCCCAGTTACACCAACCCCAGGAGCATTTATCATCAATGTTGGGGACATGGTTCAG GTTTGGAGCAATGACAAGTATGAAAGTGTAGAGCACAGAGTGGTGGTGAACACAGAGAGAGAAAGGTTCTCCattccattcttcttcttcccatCTCACAAGGTTATGGTGAAGCCTGTGGAGGAGTTGGTGAATGAGAAAAACCCTCCAAGGTATAGAGAATACAACTGGGGTCACTTCTATGCTCACAGAAACCGCACTGATTTCAAGAAGCGTGATCTGGAGAATATCCAAATTTATCACTTCAGAATTTTGGATTAG
- the LOC130958117 gene encoding uncharacterized protein LOC130958117, whose protein sequence is MDGSSADLNKGKTVKRENEGSGDEKKNLHDSSVNKAAEMAAGFTNVLAGLAVNDIIQRTTGRLESLHSEGVHRLSEMCCFSVSQLLMLGKSIISCANKIEDGEVDENKVNIEWPEDVSAKAKIIRLNAQTMIGYVEAVSNSFITGISDVTEAYQAAIKVVTTPAESRTDSPQKSVPEKATTFSEHLRADQATAISKIQDGLQFLAHVVISTSMNAA, encoded by the exons ATGGATGGAAGCAGTGCTGATTTAAACAAAGGAAAGACAGTAAAGAGAGAAAATGAAGGAAGCGGTGATGAGAAGAAGAATTTACATGATTCAAGTGTCAACAAGGCTGCTGAAATGGCTGCAGG TTTTACGAATGTGTTGGCTGGGCTAGCTGTTAATGATATAATTCAGAGAACTACTGGAAGATTAGAATCTCTTCATTCTGAGGGAGTTCAT AGACTATCTGAAATGTGCTGTTTTTCAGTTTCTCAACTTCTAATGCTTGGCAAATCCATCATTTCTTGTGCCAACAAAATCGAGGATGGAGAAGTTGATGAAAATAAGGTGAACATTGAGTGGCCTGAAGATGTTTCTGCCAAAGCCAAGATCATAAGGTTAAATGCCCAGACAATGATAGGATACGTGGAAGCAGTTTCGAACAGTTTTATTACAG GCATATCTGATGTAACCGAGGCCTATCAAGCTGCCATTAAAGTTGTTACTACTCCCGCCGAGTCTCGTACGGATTCTCCCCAAAAATCAGTCCCGGAAAAAGCCACCACTTTCTCTGAACACCTTCGAGCTGATCAAGCCACAGCAATAAGCAAAATCCAGGACGGGTTGCAGTTTCTTGCACACGTAGTCATCTCAACCTCCATGAATGCTGCTTGA
- the LOC130958116 gene encoding protein DMR6-LIKE OXYGENASE 2-like: MGDIDPAFLQSKEHRANNHKKLVEVVEIPVIDMLQSREELISKIGRACEEWGFFQVTNHGVSSEVSSRAEAAAKMFFEQSTEEKRKVKRDEVNSMGYHDGEHTKNVRDWKEVFDYLVQNSAQVPLIESHEKELRTITNQWPQSPPDFREALEEYAREVEKLAYKLLELISLSLGLAGDKFHGCFKDQLSMVRLNHYPPCPFPDLALGVGRHKDSGVLTVLAQDDVGGLQVKRKSDGEWIPVTPTPGAFIINVGDMVQVWSNDKYESVEHRVVVNTERERFSIPFFFCPSHKVMVKPVEELVNQKNPPRYREYNWGHFYAHRNRTDFKKRDLENIQIYHFRILD, from the exons ATGGGAGACATAGACCCAGCTTTCTTACAATCCAAAGAACACCGTGCCAACAACCACAAGAAGTTGGTGGAAGTTGTTGAAATTCCAGTCATAGACATGTTGCAAAGCAGAGAAGAACTTATCTCCAAGATTGGAAGGGCATGCGAGGAGTGGGGATTCTTCCAAGTAACCAATCATGGGGTTTCCTCTGAGGTGAGCTCAAGAGCAGAGGCTGCTGCGAAGATGTTCTTCGAGCAAAGCACGGAGGAGAAGAGGAAAGTGAAACGAGATGAAGTGAATTCCATGGGGTACCATGATGGAGAGCATACGAAGAACGTAAGGGATTGGAAAGAGGTGTTTGATTATCTTGTTCAGAACTCAGCACAAGTTCCACTCATTGAGTCCCATGAAAAAGAGCTCAGGACTATTACCAACCAATGGCCTCAATCCCCTCCTGATTTCAG GGAAGCATTGGAGGAGTATGCAAGGGAGGTGGAAAAGCTAGCATACAAGTTGTTGGAGCTGATTTCATTGAGCTTGGGATTGGCTGGTGACAAGTTCCATGGTTGCTTCAAGGACCAGCTAAGCATGGTGAGGCTCAATCACTATCCTCCGTGCCCGTTCCCTGATCTAGCTCTCGGTGTCGGCCGCCATAAGGATAGCGGTGTCTTAACCGTGCTTGCCCAAGATGATGTTGGAGGCCTGCAAGTTAAGAGAAAATCAGATGGTGAATGGATCCCAGTTACACCAACCCCAGGAGCATTTATCATCAATGTTGGGGACATGGTTCAG GTTTGGAGCAATGACAAGTATGAAAGTGTGGAGCACAGAGTGGTGGTGAACACAGAGAGAGAAAGGTTCTCCATTCCATTCTTCTTCTGCCCATCTCACAAGGTTATGGTGAAGCCTGTGGAGGAGTTGGTGAATCAGAAAAACCCTCCAAGGTATAGAGAATACAACTGGGGTCACTTCTATGCTCACAGAAACCGCACTGATTTCAAGAAGCGTGATCTGGAGAATATCCAAATTTATCACTTCAGAATTTTGGATTAG
- the LOC130958113 gene encoding protein DMR6-LIKE OXYGENASE 2-like codes for MGEVDPAFIQDPEHRPKLCFSEAEGIPMIDLSPSREKDPSALDRLVKEIGSACKEWGFFQVINHGVPLDHRHKVEAAAREFFGESKEEKNKVRRDAVKVLGYYDTEHTKNVRDWKEVFDFSVEEPTLVPASLDPHNQDVTHWHNQWPHYPPYLREVCQEYAKDMVKLALELMELIALSLGLPQKRFHEFFKDQTSFIRLNHYPPCPSPHLALGVGRHKDSGVLTILAQDDVGGLEVKRKSDGEWVRVRPTPNAYIINVGDMIQVWSNEAYESVEHRVMVNSEKERFSIPFFLNPSHYTMVEPLEELVNENNPAKYKPYNWGKFLVTRKRSNFMKLDVENIQIYNFKV; via the exons ATGGGAGAGGTGGATCCAGCTTTCATCCAAGACCCAGAACACAGGCCAAAGCTATGTTTCAGTGAAGCAGAAGGGATCCCTATGATTGACCTCTCCCCATCAAGAGAAAAAGACCCTTCTGCCCTTGATAGGCTTGTGAAGGAAATTGGCAGTGCATGCAAAGAGTGGGGGTTCTTTCAGGTAATCAACCATGGGGTCCCACTTGATCACAGACACAAAGTTGAAGCTGCAGCTAGAGAGTTCTTTGGTGAGAGCAAAGAAGAGAAGAACAAGGTTAGAAGAGATGCTGTGAAAGTGCTTGGTTACTATGACACAGAGCATACCAAGAATGTTAGAGATTGGAAAGAGGTCTTTGATTTCTCTGTTGAGGAACCTACCTTGGTCCCTGCTTCTCTTGATCCTCATAATCAAGATGTCACTCATTGGCATAATCAGTGGCCTCATTATCCACCATACTTGAG AGAGGTATGCCAAGAATATGCTAAGGACATGGTGAAACTAGCATTGGAGTTGATGGAACTTATTGCTCTGAGCTTAGGTTTGCCACAGAAACGGTTCCATGAGTTCTTCAAAGACCAAACAAGCTTTATAAGGCTGAACCATTATCCACCATGCCCTTCACCACACCTTGCTCTTGGAGTTGGTAGGCACAAGGATTCTGGTGTGCTAACCATTCTTGCTCAGGATGATGTTGGTGGCCTTGAAGTGAAGCGAAAATCTGATGGCGAATGGGTTCGGGTTAGGCCTACTCCTAATGCTTATATCATTAATGTTGGTGACATGATTCAG GTTTGGAGCAATGAAGCATATGAAAGTGTTGAGCATAGAGTTATGGTGAACTCTGAGAAAGAAAGGTTTTCAATTCCATTCTTTTTGAATCCTTCACACTACACCATGGTGGAACCATTAGAGGAGCTGGTAAATGAGAACAACCCTGCCAAATACAAGCCTTACAACTGGGGCAAATTTTTAGTCACTAGAAAGCGCAGCAATTTCATGAAGCTTGATGTTGaaaatattcaaatttataatttcaaggtttag